CCGACGTCAAGCGATTGTACCTGGGCGGATGAGCCACCCGCTGTCAGCGCAAACGGGGTATCGCGTGCCGAGCGTGCTCCTTCGAGCGCCGGCTTTGCCGGCGCAACGAAAAGGGGTGGGGAGGTATCGGAGGGTGGTGGGGGAGGTCTCGGAGGGGGCCGCCGAGGCCCCCTCCGATGTATGAGCCCCCGCGTCACGCTCGTGCTGTGCGTGTACAACCAGCTCGCCTTGACCCGCCGCTGCCTGGAGAGCCTGCGGGCGACCCCTGAGCCCTTCGGCCTCGTCGTGATCGACAACGGCTCGACGGACGGCACCCGCGAGTTCTTCCAGCGGTTCGGCTCCCCGTTCCCGCTCCGCTACGACGCGTCGGGGAGCAACGCCTCGGTCATCGCCGCGCTGAACCGCGGATGGCGGCTGGCCCGAACCGAGTTCGTCTGTCTGCTGCACAACGACACCGAGCTGGTGGAGCCGGCCTGGCTCGGGCGCCTGCTGGCCGCGCTGGCCGAGCCGGGGATCGGCCTGGCCGGGCTGTACGGCGCCAAGCGGATCCGGAGAAACGGGCGCGTCGCGGGGCGGACGATCGTCCACAGCCTCGTCGAGGGCCCGACGGTGAAGGCGCCGTGGGAGGAGGTTGCCGTCGTCGACGCCGTGTGCCTCGGCCTGCGCCGCGACCTGATGGAGGCGGTCGGCGGCCTCGACGAGGGATATGGCTTCTTCCACGGCATCGACCGCGACCTGTCCATGGCGGTCAGGGAGACGGGACGGCGGTGCGTCGTCGTGCACGCGCCTTTTCATCACCGCGGTGGCGGAACGCGCACACGGGACTTCGCGGAGCGGCCCGACCGCGAGCGGGCCGACCTGGCCCAGCGCGAAGCGGCGCTGCAGCGGTTCGTCCGGAAGTGGGGCCACCGGCTGCCGTGCGACGTCCGCCCGGT
This is a stretch of genomic DNA from Candidatus Methylomirabilota bacterium. It encodes these proteins:
- a CDS encoding glycosyltransferase, translated to MSPRVTLVLCVYNQLALTRRCLESLRATPEPFGLVVIDNGSTDGTREFFQRFGSPFPLRYDASGSNASVIAALNRGWRLARTEFVCLLHNDTELVEPAWLGRLLAALAEPGIGLAGLYGAKRIRRNGRVAGRTIVHSLVEGPTVKAPWEEVAVVDAVCLGLRRDLMEAVGGLDEGYGFFHGIDRDLSMAVRETGRRCVVVHAPFHHRGGGTRTRDFAERPDRERADLAQREAALQRFVRKWGHRLPCDVRPVGERLGDWIRAHVVR